TGCGGAGCTATAACCTGCCGCGGGCGGTTGAGCAGATGGAGCTGGCAGCCAAGGCGGGCGATGGCGACTTTTACCAGCAATCGATTGTGGAGGCGCGTCTCAAGCAATTGCGCCTGCTGCTGAACGACCCCAAGGACAGGGGCTAGAGATAAAAGGACAGCCATGAAAAGACGCGGATTTATGATGATGACTGGTGCAGCATTGCTCAGTGGTTTGCTACTGCCACTGCGGGCGCTGGCGGCAGTGTGGAACAAAGCGGCATTTGAGGCGACGACGCTGGCTGGCGCCACTCAAGGGCTGCAGGTCGACAAGGAAACGCCCAGCGCCGACATCACGGTCAATGCGCCAGACCGCGCGGAAAACGGCGCTGTCGTGCAGGTGGAAGTCATCAGCCGCATTCCCGGTACGGAAGCGATTGCCATTGTGGTGGAGCATAACCCTACACCTTTGATTGCCAATTTCATGTTTGCCAAAGGGGCGGATCCTTATGTGGTCACCCGCATCAAAATGGCGGAAACCGCTGAAGTGAAGGCGATTGTGAAAGTGGGATCGCGCTATTTCACCGCGGGCAAGCAGGTTGAAGTGCTGGAAAACGGCTGCGGCTAGGAGGCAACATGGCAGATAACATCAAAATGCGGGCGCAACTCAAGGGCGACGTGACCGAACTGAAGGTGCTGATGACGCATCCGATGGAAACCGGGCGACGTAAAAACGATCTGGATGAGGTGGTGCCTGCGCATTTTATTCAGCTGGTGACTATCAGCCTGAATGGCAACGTGGTGACGGAAGCGCAATGGGGGACGGGTATTTCCAAGAATCCCTATTTGACCTTGCACTTGCGCGGTGCCAAGGTCGGCGACATGGTCGCCGTGGTCTGGCATGACAACAGGGGCCAGAGCGCCCGCCATGAAATTGCTGTCACGGCGGGCTAGCGGCTGGATTGATTTAGATCAACTGATTTAGAGATCAGCTTCCCAGGCATTGCCGTAGACTTTGCCATTCCGCGACAAAATCCACATCTGATACATGCTGGTAAACCACATGAAGGTCGAGGCAATGCTGTACCCCAGACCGCCGATGATGGTCAGCCAGGCAAAGCCAGGATTCAGCTTGGTCAGCCACCATGACAGCACATCCAGAATCAGGAAGGCGAATGGGAAGGCGATGGCCAGAATCTTCAGCTTGCGCGGCACATTGACCGCAAAGCTGAAAATCAGCGACATGAAGAAGAAGATGAACGCGATACCAAACAGGTGAATGTGCGAAACGCGCGTCAGGCTCTCGATGCTGGCGCCTTCATTCACCTTGGCCACTTTTTTGACTTCATCAAAATGCGTGAAGTTAGGGATGCCAGGCACGTTGCTGTGGCACATGACACAGTGCTGGGCGAACACTTGCTTGAAGTGGGGTTCCCATTCTGCCTCTGGGGCGCCTTCGCGCGCCCACTTGATGATGTCCAGGCGTACTTCAGGCGGTGCCTTGTCTTTCATGGCGCCATTCAGCATGCCTTCGAGGCGGCTGCCGCTGCGATCGCCATAGTAGCTGTAGACGATGTCGTCTTTTGACAAGCCGATTTTGCCGTCAGCCATGCCGTGGGTCAGCATGATCTGCAAACCTGCCATACAGAGGCCGACACCGATGACCAGCAAATAGCCGGAAAACAGAACCTTGACAGGGGTAGGGAGGTTGGGAAGGTTGAACCAGTCCATTGGTGATGTTGACTTCATTTGATTCTCATAAAGCAAGTTGAAAAAGCGGGATGACGGCTGCGTATTAACGTGGCGTTACATTGCTCGGCAAAGAGCTGTATCAGGCACAGCAGTTTCAACGAAAGAATACCTCAAACTTTGGCCCCTGCTACAAAATAAACAGCATTTTTATCCGGTGACAGGTTTTTTTGCATCGGTATCTTTCGGAAATGATGGAACAAATCGCGGCAGACAGGGTTTAATCAACATGCCGTTGCAAGTGCGGCATTATTACCACATCGATATGCAAAATATATCAAAAGTATTTAAACAATCAATTTTTATTATTATAAGACTTTCTCTATACTGAGCTTCGTTTCCAAACCAACCCAAAAGGAGATTTACATGAGCACCTTGATCAACACTGAAGTTAAGCCATTCAAAGCCCAGGCATTTCATAACGGCAAGTTTATTGAAGTGACCGATGCAGCTCTGAAGGGCAAATGGTCCGTGCTGATTTTCATGCCAGCCGCTTTCACCTTCAATTGCCCAACAGAAATTGAAGATGCTGCTGACAATTACGCTGAATTCCAGAAGGCGGGCGCCGAGGTGTATATCGTCACTACCGATACGCACTTCTCGCACAAGGTATGGCATGAAACATCGCCAGCCGTGGGCAAGGCACAGTTCCCGCTGGTAGGTGACCCGACTCACCAACTGACACGCGCTTTTGAAGTGCACATTGAAGAAGAAGGTCTGGCACTGCGCGGCACCTTCATCATCAACCCAGAAGGCGTGATCAAGACGGCTGAAATCCATGACAACGCCATTGCGCGTGATGTGAAGGAAACCGTACGCAAGCTGAAGGCAGCGCAATACGTGGCCAACAATCCTGGCCAGGTTTGCCCAGCCAAGTGGAAGGAAGGCGAAAAGACCCTGACGCCTTCTCTGGATCTGGTAGGCAAGATCTAAGGCGGGAATAGCGCCTTTAAACGTCCCTGCTGCGGCAGGGCGTTGAGCACAGGGCATGGAAGGCCAAACGCCAACCGTGTCCTGCCCTCGACGCGATCCCTGGAATAAACGTAACCAAGCCAGCGCCAAAAGCGCAAGGCGGGGGTGAACTCACCCCCAAACAACTGGAGAACACCATGCTTGACGATACACTCAAAACTCAACTTCAGACCTATTTGGGCATGCTGCGTCAGCCTATCCGGCTGATTGCTTCACTCGATGAGAGTGAAAAAGCCGCTGAAATGCGTGAGCTGCTGCAAGACATTGCCGCGCTGTCAGACAAGGTCAGCCTGGACCTGGCAGGCAGTGATGCCCGCAAGCCTTCGTTCGTGATTGCACGTGAAGGTGAGACCAGTGGCGTGCGCTTTGCTGCCATTCCGCTGGGCCATGAGTTTACGTCGCTGGTGCTGGCCTTGTTGTGGACCGGCGGTCACCCACCCAAGGTGGAAGCCGATGTGATTGAACAGATCAAGGCGCTGGATGGCGATTTCCGCTTTGAGGTGTACATGAGCCTGTCCTGCCATAACTGCCCGGACGTGGTGCAGGCAACGGCATTGATGGCCATTCTCAACCCCAAGGTGCAAACCACCGTGATTGATGGTGCCTTGTATCAGGATGAAGTAAATGGTCGCAACATCATGGCCGTCCCCACCACCTACATGAACGGTGAGCCATTTGGCTCGGGCCGCATGACGGTTGAAGAGATGCTGACCAAGCTCGATACCGGGGCTGAGGCACGCGAAGCGGCCAAACTGGACCAGAAGGCGCCTTATGATGTGCTGATCGTAGGCGGTGGACCTGCGGGCGCTTCGGCCGCTATCTATGCCGCGCGTAAAGGCATACGTACCGGTATCGTGGCCGAGCGTTTTGGTGGTCAGGTGATGGATACCCTGGGCATCGAAAACTTCATCTCGGTGAAGGAAACCGAAGGGCCCAAGCTGGTGGCCGCACTCGAAGAGCATGTGCGTAGCTACGATGTCGACATCATCAACCTGCAACGCGCCGAGTCGATTACGCGCGGCGAACTGGTTGAGGTGAAGCTGGCAGGTGGCGCAACGCTCAAGAGCAAGGCGGTGATTGCGGCGACCGGTGCCCGGTGGCGCGAGCTGAATGTGCCTGGCGAGAGGGAGTACCGCGGCAAGGGCGTGGCGTATTGCCCACACTGCGATGGTCCTTTGTTCAAGGGCAAGCGCGTCGCCGTGATTGGCGGCGGTAATTCAGGCGTAGAGGCAGCGATTGATCTGGCCGGTTTTGTTGGCCATGTCACCCTGATTGAATACGACACCAAGTTGCGTGCGGATGCCGTGTTGCAGAACAAGTTGTTCAGCTTGCCCAATGTGACTGTGATCATTAACGCGCAAACGACCGAAGTAACCGGCGATTCCCAAAAGGTCAATGGTTTGGTGTACAAGGACCGCGCCACAAGCGTGGATCATCATCTGGAACTGGAAGGTGTCTTTGTACAAATCGGTCTCTTGCCGAATACCGACTGGCTCAAGGGCAGTGATGTCGAACTGAGCAAGTTTGGTGAGATCAAGGTGGATGCGCATGGGCAGACATCAATGGCAGGTGTGTTTGCGGCGGGGGATGTGACGACCGTGCCTTACAAGCAGATCATCATTGCCATGGGTGAAGGTTCCAAGGCTGCGCTGGGCGCATTTGATTACCTGATACGCCAGTAAGCGTCACGCTGTACTTCCTTTTATGACAATCTCGGTTGCCATAAAAGGCCAG
Above is a window of Methylovorus glucosotrophus DNA encoding:
- the soxZ gene encoding thiosulfate oxidation carrier complex protein SoxZ, whose amino-acid sequence is MADNIKMRAQLKGDVTELKVLMTHPMETGRRKNDLDEVVPAHFIQLVTISLNGNVVTEAQWGTGISKNPYLTLHLRGAKVGDMVAVVWHDNRGQSARHEIAVTAG
- the ahpF gene encoding alkyl hydroperoxide reductase subunit F, translating into MLDDTLKTQLQTYLGMLRQPIRLIASLDESEKAAEMRELLQDIAALSDKVSLDLAGSDARKPSFVIAREGETSGVRFAAIPLGHEFTSLVLALLWTGGHPPKVEADVIEQIKALDGDFRFEVYMSLSCHNCPDVVQATALMAILNPKVQTTVIDGALYQDEVNGRNIMAVPTTYMNGEPFGSGRMTVEEMLTKLDTGAEAREAAKLDQKAPYDVLIVGGGPAGASAAIYAARKGIRTGIVAERFGGQVMDTLGIENFISVKETEGPKLVAALEEHVRSYDVDIINLQRAESITRGELVEVKLAGGATLKSKAVIAATGARWRELNVPGEREYRGKGVAYCPHCDGPLFKGKRVAVIGGGNSGVEAAIDLAGFVGHVTLIEYDTKLRADAVLQNKLFSLPNVTVIINAQTTEVTGDSQKVNGLVYKDRATSVDHHLELEGVFVQIGLLPNTDWLKGSDVELSKFGEIKVDAHGQTSMAGVFAAGDVTTVPYKQIIIAMGEGSKAALGAFDYLIRQ
- the ahpC gene encoding alkyl hydroperoxide reductase subunit C; translated protein: MSTLINTEVKPFKAQAFHNGKFIEVTDAALKGKWSVLIFMPAAFTFNCPTEIEDAADNYAEFQKAGAEVYIVTTDTHFSHKVWHETSPAVGKAQFPLVGDPTHQLTRAFEVHIEEEGLALRGTFIINPEGVIKTAEIHDNAIARDVKETVRKLKAAQYVANNPGQVCPAKWKEGEKTLTPSLDLVGKI
- a CDS encoding thiosulfate oxidation carrier protein SoxY encodes the protein MKRRGFMMMTGAALLSGLLLPLRALAAVWNKAAFEATTLAGATQGLQVDKETPSADITVNAPDRAENGAVVQVEVISRIPGTEAIAIVVEHNPTPLIANFMFAKGADPYVVTRIKMAETAEVKAIVKVGSRYFTAGKQVEVLENGCG